The following are encoded in a window of Nitrospira sp. genomic DNA:
- a CDS encoding mercury transporter MerT, whose product MDADRKAVYMTKGGTATMIGGLVASVFASICCIGPVVFAALGVGVGATGFLAGTAGTLKALLPYRPWFIGLTLLLLGMSFYYAYRNPSAACATEVGSAARSASGPNRTWLWLIAALALLLVLAPYWLAL is encoded by the coding sequence ATGGACGCTGATCGGAAGGCTGTTTACATGACGAAAGGCGGGACGGCAACGATGATTGGCGGGCTGGTGGCCTCGGTTTTCGCCTCGATCTGCTGCATCGGGCCGGTGGTGTTCGCAGCACTCGGTGTGGGTGTGGGGGCCACAGGGTTCCTGGCCGGCACAGCCGGAACCTTGAAAGCCTTGTTGCCCTACAGGCCGTGGTTTATCGGCCTGACCTTGCTCTTACTTGGCATGAGTTTCTATTACGCGTACCGGAACCCCTCGGCCGCGTGCGCGACAGAGGTCGGAAGTGCTGCTCGATCAGCGAGTGGGCCGAACCGGACGTGGCTGTGGCTGATAGCAGCCCTGGCCTTGCTGTTGGTCTTGGCACCGTATTGGTTAGCTCTGTGA
- a CDS encoding TolC family protein has product MTLSIRFWLLTITVVSMTFAINARHIAHAVEHTAQPSLVLPDLIPEALAKNPELVAARKQWEAATNRITPARSLDDPILSVQLWNFPQTFNVTQTGNTIFGFSQNVPFPGKLALKGDVASRSADMTAQVVRAKERELVARLKQAYYELFLAQKAVQIHHEQVDLVRQFVEIANAKFRTGKGSQADVLKAHVELSLLQQQLPVLEQRRETAEALLNTLLDRDPASPLGIAPEPSQKPFDKTIEELHRLALNDRPELKVAELTVLRNEQSHELAQRQYYPDFNVAFQRFQNYQANNGFGAYVAMSIPFAFWTKPKYDAGVQEAAAAVSAARAQQHTLENLTRFQINDLLAKVRASEQVATLYHTTILPQAVQHLEAARVGYRAGKGGFLDLIDTQRSLRGFQLEYYRALVERENRLAELEQVIGTDLNENS; this is encoded by the coding sequence ATGACTCTATCAATTCGGTTTTGGCTGCTGACCATAACAGTTGTGAGCATGACCTTCGCGATAAATGCGCGCCATATCGCCCATGCCGTCGAACACACTGCGCAACCGTCCTTGGTGTTACCAGACTTGATCCCGGAAGCCTTGGCCAAAAATCCTGAACTTGTGGCGGCGCGCAAGCAATGGGAAGCTGCCACGAATCGGATTACGCCAGCTCGGTCATTGGACGATCCGATCCTGTCAGTTCAGTTGTGGAATTTCCCGCAGACCTTCAACGTCACGCAAACGGGCAACACGATCTTCGGCTTTTCGCAGAATGTCCCATTCCCTGGCAAACTTGCGCTCAAAGGCGATGTGGCAAGCCGTTCAGCCGACATGACCGCGCAGGTGGTTCGTGCAAAGGAACGAGAACTGGTCGCCCGCCTGAAGCAGGCTTACTACGAACTGTTTCTCGCGCAAAAAGCGGTTCAGATCCATCATGAACAGGTGGATCTGGTCAGACAATTCGTAGAGATTGCGAACGCGAAGTTCCGCACGGGAAAGGGATCGCAGGCCGATGTCCTCAAGGCCCACGTCGAGCTATCCCTGCTCCAGCAGCAGCTTCCTGTCCTGGAACAGCGCCGCGAAACCGCCGAAGCGTTGCTGAATACGCTCCTGGATCGGGATCCTGCATCACCTTTGGGAATTGCTCCAGAGCCGTCTCAGAAGCCGTTCGACAAGACCATCGAGGAACTGCACCGCCTCGCGCTGAACGACAGGCCGGAGCTGAAAGTCGCTGAACTGACGGTGCTGCGGAACGAGCAGTCCCACGAGCTGGCCCAGCGTCAGTACTACCCGGACTTCAACGTGGCGTTTCAGCGCTTCCAGAACTATCAGGCCAACAACGGATTCGGCGCCTACGTGGCGATGAGCATCCCGTTCGCGTTTTGGACCAAGCCGAAGTATGACGCAGGCGTGCAGGAAGCCGCGGCAGCGGTCTCGGCCGCGCGGGCGCAGCAACATACCTTAGAAAACCTGACCCGGTTTCAGATCAACGACCTCCTGGCCAAGGTCCGGGCGAGTGAACAGGTGGCGACGTTGTATCACACCACGATCCTGCCGCAGGCCGTGCAGCACTTGGAAGCGGCGCGAGTGGGGTATCGCGCGGGAAAAGGAGGGTTCTTGGATCTTATTGACACCCAGCGATCCTTGCGAGGATTTCAGCTGGAGTATTACCGGGCGCTTGTCGAGCGGGAGAACCGACTCGCGGAACTTGAACAAGTGATCGGAACCGACCTGAACGAAAACAGCTAA
- a CDS encoding efflux RND transporter periplasmic adaptor subunit, with protein sequence MSHAIGRKSLVVGVAVAGLFVGVVAGFFAAHRAMNDMSGMKGSGEMKGHELEDMSMKGMSMEGAKPTRDLEPMPGMSDAPSGAVAVPAVARQLIGVRSAPVSYATLEQEIRTVGTVDYDERRFTQVTLKISGWIRKVFVDSIGRPVRKGEPLFTIYSPDLLTTQEEYLLAVRTQAQLAASLLADAKENAAALVVSARERLRLWDVTDAQIAALERRGKAEPVLTVYAPSSGIVMKREALPGKYVEPGTTLYEVADLSTVWIYADIYESEVAATKVGQPATVTFAAYPGEAFHGKVAYVYPTLNTEARTVRVRSEFPNPELKLKPGMYGNVILQTAAVKTLVVPKEAVLDTGLRQLVFLDRDQGIYQPYPIKLGRQSQDRVEVLEGLKEGDRVVTSANFLLDAESKLASAGSMQAMMGQIGMADWQMRGAHEGKMEGIEGMQGLKGMEGMKGMSGMSGMASDSAKATSEARKVAGYVLTFTTLPETPKVGEVLLRLKVTDQTGQPVTTAQVLFVYTMPMPGMTDSKVTAHHTKDGLYESTVMFGMGGTWLVTVNVAVPGRSPIAEKFQFSVVAGGL encoded by the coding sequence ATGAGTCATGCCATAGGCAGAAAAAGTCTTGTTGTCGGTGTCGCAGTAGCCGGCCTGTTCGTCGGAGTCGTCGCCGGGTTCTTCGCCGCGCATCGGGCGATGAACGATATGTCGGGGATGAAGGGAAGTGGGGAGATGAAGGGCCATGAGTTGGAAGATATGTCCATGAAGGGGATGTCGATGGAAGGCGCAAAGCCCACGAGAGACTTGGAACCGATGCCAGGCATGTCCGACGCTCCGTCCGGGGCTGTGGCTGTTCCGGCTGTGGCGAGACAGTTGATCGGCGTCCGCAGTGCTCCGGTGAGCTACGCGACATTGGAGCAAGAGATTCGCACGGTCGGGACGGTCGACTACGATGAACGTAGGTTTACCCAAGTCACTCTCAAAATTTCAGGATGGATCCGCAAGGTCTTTGTTGATTCGATCGGCCGGCCGGTGCGCAAGGGCGAACCGCTCTTTACCATCTACTCGCCAGATCTCCTTACAACCCAGGAGGAATACCTGTTGGCAGTCAGGACGCAGGCTCAATTGGCTGCCAGTCTGCTGGCCGACGCAAAGGAGAATGCCGCCGCCCTCGTCGTGAGCGCACGAGAACGGCTTCGCCTCTGGGATGTGACCGATGCACAAATCGCCGCGCTGGAGCGTCGTGGCAAAGCAGAGCCGGTGCTCACGGTGTACGCTCCTTCCTCCGGGATCGTGATGAAACGGGAGGCCTTGCCGGGGAAATATGTGGAGCCGGGCACGACACTATATGAGGTCGCAGATCTCTCCACGGTCTGGATCTACGCCGATATTTATGAATCAGAAGTGGCGGCCACAAAGGTCGGTCAGCCGGCAACGGTTACCTTTGCCGCCTATCCGGGAGAGGCGTTCCACGGCAAGGTCGCCTATGTCTATCCGACCCTGAATACCGAAGCCCGCACCGTGCGGGTACGGTCGGAATTTCCGAATCCTGAACTGAAGCTGAAGCCAGGCATGTATGGGAACGTGATCTTGCAGACGGCTGCGGTCAAGACGTTGGTCGTGCCGAAGGAGGCAGTGCTGGATACCGGCCTCCGGCAACTGGTGTTTCTCGATCGAGACCAAGGGATCTATCAGCCCTATCCGATCAAGCTTGGCCGACAGAGCCAGGATCGCGTGGAAGTTCTCGAAGGTCTCAAAGAAGGAGATCGTGTTGTGACCTCGGCCAATTTCTTGTTGGACGCCGAGAGCAAGCTGGCCTCGGCCGGGAGTATGCAGGCCATGATGGGCCAAATTGGCATGGCTGACTGGCAAATGCGCGGTGCCCATGAAGGCAAAATGGAAGGGATAGAAGGCATGCAAGGCTTGAAAGGGATGGAGGGCATGAAAGGGATGAGCGGAATGTCTGGCATGGCTTCGGACTCAGCCAAAGCCACCTCCGAAGCTCGCAAGGTAGCAGGATATGTTCTGACCTTCACAACCCTTCCCGAAACACCCAAGGTCGGTGAGGTTCTCCTCAGGCTCAAGGTCACAGATCAGACCGGCCAGCCGGTGACCACTGCGCAAGTCTTGTTCGTCTATACCATGCCGATGCCAGGCATGACTGATTCCAAGGTGACGGCGCACCATACCAAAGACGGACTCTATGAAAGCACGGTGATGTTCGGCATGGGCGGAACTTGGCTAGTAACGGTCAATGTGGCAGTGCCAGGACGGTCGCCCATTGCCGAGAAGTTTCAGTTTTCGGTCGTAGCGGGAGGCCTGTAG
- a CDS encoding carboxymuconolactone decarboxylase family protein, producing MDQTTNVEAGLFAELRKLSPKVTGGLLRMRQEAYRDAAVPAKYKLLSSMAISIAIRCEPCIRAYVQMAYDKGITQEELIEFLEVAMTMQGCPGEEWALKAFAAYKECLDSRPASAASGCCDHQSMSHKSEESAS from the coding sequence ATGGATCAGACAACCAATGTTGAAGCTGGACTATTCGCCGAACTCAGGAAGTTGAGTCCGAAAGTCACTGGCGGACTGCTGCGTATGCGCCAGGAAGCCTATCGAGACGCGGCGGTCCCAGCGAAGTATAAACTGCTCTCGTCCATGGCGATTTCAATCGCGATCCGCTGCGAACCCTGCATTCGTGCGTACGTGCAGATGGCGTACGACAAAGGCATCACGCAGGAGGAACTGATCGAGTTCCTCGAAGTCGCCATGACCATGCAGGGCTGCCCCGGAGAGGAGTGGGCGCTGAAGGCCTTTGCTGCTTACAAGGAATGCCTCGATAGTAGGCCGGCTTCGGCCGCGTCGGGTTGCTGCGACCACCAATCTATGAGCCATAAGAGTGAGGAGAGCGCATCATGA
- a CDS encoding winged helix-turn-helix transcriptional regulator, with protein sequence MKSDSTGIMLTVDQCALTLKALADHTRLRILESLLVEEKCVMDLVRYLHCPQPQISHHLRILRDARLVEGIREGQQVCYRIAPRVQHVLANRQGRALNFGCCELRFPDPVLSHGKHRTHLLT encoded by the coding sequence ATGAAGTCCGACTCCACCGGAATTATGCTCACCGTGGACCAATGCGCCCTGACGCTCAAGGCCCTGGCGGACCACACGCGGTTGCGCATCCTGGAGTCGTTACTGGTTGAGGAGAAATGCGTGATGGACCTTGTGCGGTACTTACACTGTCCACAACCGCAGATCTCCCATCATCTCCGGATTCTCCGAGATGCCAGATTAGTTGAAGGAATTCGGGAGGGCCAGCAGGTGTGTTATCGCATTGCGCCACGGGTTCAACACGTGCTGGCCAATCGGCAAGGACGGGCGCTCAACTTCGGATGTTGCGAGCTGCGATTCCCGGACCCGGTGTTGAGCCATGGTAAGCATAGGACGCACCTCCTGACGTGA
- a CDS encoding efflux RND transporter permease subunit, whose amino-acid sequence MIARLIEGSARNPVLVILCVLLLAGWGLWTAFKVPLDAVPDLSDVQVTIYTEWQGRSPTLIEDQVTYPIVTSLLAGPKVKRVRGVSEYGVSYVYVIFEDRTDLYWARSRVLEYLQKLTGKLPAGVAPTLGPDATGVGWVYQYALVDESGAHDLAQLRSLQDWHLRYQLESVPGVAEVSAVGGFVKQYQIEVDPNTLAAYRLPIQTVIEAVRNSNAEVSGRVLEMAGTEYIVRGRGYLRSIDDIELIPVGTDGRGTPILIRDIAHVQIGPDQRRGIAELDGKGQTVGGIVIMRAGENALAVIEQVKARLAEITPALPDGVRIVPTYDRSDLIHRAIAVLHEKLLEESIIVSLVAVVFLFHLRSALVAILILPVAVLLAFIPMAYLNITSSIMSLGGIAIAIGAMVDAAIVMVENAHKRLEQGPNADRIETIIAAAKEVGRPLFFSLLVIAVSFLPIFALEAQEGRLFTPLAYTKTFSMLFATALSVTLAPVLMVLLIRGRIRAEAKNPLNRLLVALYRPILAGALRVRWLTLGLAVVIFGFTTPIFSRLGAEFMPPLNEGTILYMPTTVPGLSIPESAKVLQVQDQLLATFPEVERVFGKMGKAPTATDPAFVGMAEITVTLKPESQWRPGMTWDRLLDEMDAKLRIPGFPNIWWMPIQTRTEMITTGVRSPVGIKVLGPDLKTIERIGLEIEQVLATVPGTKSAFAERLNEGYYLDLTVNRREAARYGLTVGDVQAVITSAIGGETVTTTVEGRERYSVNVRYKRELRDDPDRLKRVLVPTPSGAQIPLGQIAELVITQGPPSIADEAGSLAGLVSVSVNGRDLRGYVHDAQRAVRELVTLPSGYRLIWTGQYEHLVRAEERLKLVIPVTLAVILLLLYLNFRSLAKSLIVLLSVPFAGIGAIWYLHYLGYNLSVAVWVGIIALAGVAAETGVVMLVYLDEAYDRRVREGRMTTAQDLRDAIMEGAVQRVRPKMMTVAAIMGGLLPIMWTTGTGADVMKRIAAPMIGGMVSSTILTLLVIPVLYALWRGR is encoded by the coding sequence ATGATCGCACGACTCATCGAAGGGAGTGCACGCAATCCAGTCCTCGTCATCCTCTGTGTGTTGCTGCTGGCAGGTTGGGGCCTGTGGACGGCTTTTAAGGTTCCGCTGGATGCGGTGCCGGACCTGTCCGATGTCCAGGTGACCATCTATACCGAGTGGCAGGGGCGCAGCCCGACGTTGATTGAAGACCAGGTCACCTATCCGATCGTCACCTCTCTGCTGGCCGGTCCGAAAGTCAAACGGGTTCGAGGAGTCTCAGAATACGGGGTCTCATACGTCTACGTGATCTTCGAAGACCGGACGGACTTGTACTGGGCACGCAGTCGTGTGCTGGAATACCTGCAGAAGCTGACCGGGAAGTTACCAGCCGGAGTCGCACCGACTCTAGGTCCCGACGCGACCGGTGTTGGGTGGGTCTATCAGTATGCATTGGTCGACGAGTCTGGCGCGCACGATCTGGCGCAGCTCCGCAGTCTTCAAGATTGGCACCTGCGCTACCAACTGGAAAGTGTGCCGGGGGTGGCAGAAGTGTCGGCAGTCGGCGGATTCGTCAAGCAGTATCAAATCGAAGTGGACCCCAACACATTAGCGGCTTATCGGCTGCCGATTCAGACGGTCATCGAAGCAGTTCGGAACAGCAATGCTGAAGTGAGTGGCCGTGTCTTGGAAATGGCTGGCACGGAATACATCGTTCGTGGGCGTGGCTACCTGCGTTCTATTGATGATATCGAGCTGATCCCTGTCGGGACGGATGGGCGGGGCACACCTATCTTGATCCGGGATATTGCCCATGTCCAAATCGGACCGGACCAGCGTCGGGGTATTGCCGAGTTGGACGGCAAGGGCCAAACAGTCGGCGGGATCGTGATCATGAGGGCCGGTGAAAACGCGCTTGCCGTGATCGAGCAGGTCAAAGCCAGGCTGGCAGAGATCACGCCGGCTCTACCCGACGGCGTCCGCATCGTCCCCACCTATGACCGGTCTGATCTCATTCATCGGGCTATTGCAGTACTTCACGAGAAACTCCTGGAGGAGTCTATTATTGTCAGCCTGGTCGCGGTCGTCTTTCTGTTTCACCTGCGTAGCGCCCTGGTGGCGATTCTCATCCTGCCCGTAGCAGTGCTGCTCGCGTTCATCCCAATGGCGTACCTGAACATCACCTCCAGCATCATGTCGCTCGGAGGAATTGCCATTGCCATCGGCGCGATGGTGGATGCAGCCATCGTGATGGTGGAGAACGCGCACAAGCGGTTGGAACAAGGACCGAATGCGGACCGGATTGAAACCATCATCGCAGCAGCCAAAGAAGTCGGCCGTCCATTGTTCTTCTCGCTCTTGGTGATCGCCGTGTCGTTCCTGCCGATCTTCGCACTAGAGGCGCAGGAGGGCCGGTTATTCACGCCCTTGGCCTATACCAAAACCTTCTCGATGCTGTTCGCCACCGCACTCTCGGTAACCTTGGCTCCTGTACTAATGGTTCTCCTGATCCGGGGGCGCATCCGGGCGGAAGCCAAGAATCCGCTGAATAGGCTGCTCGTCGCTTTGTATCGGCCGATCCTCGCCGGTGCGTTACGGGTCCGGTGGCTGACACTCGGTCTGGCGGTCGTGATATTCGGATTCACGACGCCGATCTTTTCACGTTTGGGCGCAGAATTCATGCCGCCACTGAACGAGGGGACCATTCTCTACATGCCGACCACCGTCCCTGGTCTCTCCATTCCTGAATCGGCCAAGGTGCTGCAGGTTCAGGATCAGTTGCTCGCGACCTTCCCGGAAGTGGAACGGGTTTTCGGAAAAATGGGCAAGGCTCCGACTGCCACTGATCCGGCCTTTGTCGGCATGGCAGAAATTACAGTCACCCTCAAACCTGAATCGCAATGGCGGCCCGGCATGACCTGGGATCGTTTGCTGGACGAGATGGATGCCAAGCTCCGCATTCCCGGATTTCCGAACATCTGGTGGATGCCGATTCAGACTCGCACCGAGATGATCACCACCGGGGTGCGCAGCCCGGTCGGCATCAAAGTCCTGGGACCGGATCTGAAGACCATCGAGAGAATCGGCTTGGAGATCGAGCAAGTCTTGGCCACTGTGCCTGGCACCAAGAGCGCCTTTGCAGAACGGCTCAACGAGGGCTATTACCTGGATTTGACCGTCAATCGACGTGAAGCTGCCCGCTACGGTCTGACGGTGGGAGACGTGCAGGCTGTCATCACCTCGGCCATTGGCGGCGAGACCGTCACGACTACGGTCGAGGGACGGGAACGGTATTCAGTCAATGTGCGCTACAAGCGCGAATTACGTGATGATCCGGACCGGCTTAAACGGGTGTTGGTTCCCACACCGAGCGGGGCGCAGATCCCCCTTGGACAAATCGCGGAGCTGGTGATCACGCAGGGGCCCCCGTCGATCGCGGATGAGGCGGGATCGCTCGCTGGCCTGGTGTCGGTGTCGGTCAACGGCCGCGATCTGCGCGGCTATGTGCATGATGCCCAACGAGCAGTTCGCGAACTGGTCACACTCCCCTCTGGGTATCGGCTGATCTGGACCGGTCAATACGAGCATCTGGTGCGCGCGGAAGAGCGGCTGAAGCTGGTGATCCCCGTGACCCTCGCCGTGATTCTGTTGCTCCTGTATCTCAATTTCCGATCGCTCGCGAAATCACTGATCGTGCTCTTGTCTGTCCCCTTCGCTGGGATCGGAGCGATCTGGTATCTCCATTACCTGGGCTACAATCTCAGCGTGGCGGTCTGGGTGGGCATTATCGCACTGGCCGGTGTGGCGGCGGAGACGGGCGTGGTGATGCTCGTCTATCTCGATGAAGCGTATGATCGGCGCGTGCGCGAAGGTCGAATGACAACGGCTCAGGACCTTCGCGACGCCATCATGGAGGGTGCGGTTCAACGAGTGCGGCCGAAGATGATGACGGTGGCTGCGATCATGGGCGGCTTGCTCCCCATCATGTGGACCACCGGCACCGGCGCCGATGTGATGAAACGGATTGCCGCGCCGATGATCGGCGGTATGGTCAGCTCAACTATTCTGACGCTTCTGGTGATTCCAGTTCTCTATGCTTTGTGGCGCGGGCGGTAG
- a CDS encoding methyltransferase domain-containing protein, with the protein MLIDDITQKVSDRYARAAATGEQMCCPTSYDLPELKSFIPDEVLKISYGCGTPAGLKTVRSGETVLDIGSGGGIDCFEASRLVGPSGHVIGIDMTDTMLEIARRNAPIVAVNLGYASTNVEFRKGMADAMPVDDNVIDLIISNCVINLAPDKHKVFREMFRVTNPGGRFTISDIVSDQQAPQYLIHDAEKWGDCLSGALTLANYIAGMVEAGFLGIHLVSFSPWQVIDGIHFFSVTLTGYKLAAQPTDPTACYATLRGPFSRVVDECGISYPRGVSQPIGPETALLLSQPPFVPYFVLSHEPISFERSDARWWAVLPAQAPCMWKGDFALFAGPFLEVADDDHHVYRRGAPLEVCSKTLTVLTTEGYAPHFAIINRAGQRVNGGEVTCAPNGGCC; encoded by the coding sequence ATGCTGATCGATGACATCACCCAGAAAGTCAGTGACCGGTATGCGCGGGCTGCCGCGACAGGCGAGCAGATGTGTTGTCCGACGAGTTACGACCTCCCAGAATTGAAGTCGTTTATTCCGGACGAGGTACTCAAGATTTCCTATGGGTGCGGCACGCCAGCCGGTTTAAAGACCGTCCGTTCCGGCGAGACGGTCCTCGATATTGGTTCCGGTGGAGGAATCGACTGCTTCGAAGCCTCACGCCTGGTCGGACCATCCGGGCATGTGATTGGCATCGATATGACGGACACGATGTTGGAGATCGCGCGCCGCAATGCGCCGATCGTAGCAGTCAATCTGGGCTATGCCTCCACGAATGTGGAGTTTCGAAAAGGGATGGCGGACGCGATGCCGGTGGACGACAACGTGATCGATCTCATCATTTCCAATTGCGTCATTAATCTGGCACCGGATAAGCACAAGGTCTTCCGTGAGATGTTCCGTGTCACGAATCCAGGGGGACGTTTTACGATTTCCGATATCGTGTCGGACCAGCAGGCCCCGCAATACCTGATTCATGATGCAGAGAAATGGGGTGATTGTCTCTCAGGTGCGTTGACGCTCGCGAACTATATTGCCGGTATGGTGGAAGCCGGGTTTCTCGGTATCCATCTCGTCTCATTCTCTCCCTGGCAGGTCATCGACGGCATTCACTTTTTCTCCGTAACGCTGACCGGCTATAAACTCGCGGCGCAACCCACGGACCCGACCGCTTGTTACGCGACACTTCGGGGCCCCTTCAGCCGCGTGGTGGATGAATGTGGCATCAGCTACCCACGAGGGGTCTCACAGCCAATCGGGCCCGAGACGGCGCTGCTGCTGAGTCAGCCTCCGTTCGTCCCATATTTTGTGCTCTCCCATGAACCAATCTCGTTCGAACGATCCGATGCGCGCTGGTGGGCGGTGTTGCCCGCACAAGCCCCTTGCATGTGGAAAGGGGACTTCGCGCTATTCGCAGGACCGTTTCTCGAAGTGGCCGATGACGATCATCACGTCTATCGACGGGGAGCACCGCTGGAGGTGTGCTCCAAGACCCTCACGGTGTTGACAACCGAGGGGTACGCTCCGCATTTCGCGATCATCAATCGCGCTGGCCAACGTGTGAATGGCGGCGAGGTCACCTGTGCGCCCAATGGAGGCTGCTGCTGA
- a CDS encoding heavy-metal-associated domain-containing protein encodes MWHVIRTCLLVGVATLPLTEFHGLAAENRRLRTVTLQIDGMTCGACVKDVKEALAKVPGVSTVEFRVGTKWVIFSDYSDTRASVTFDANKVGTEALVKAIEGAGSPLSAYKARVLEK; translated from the coding sequence ATGTGGCACGTGATTCGGACGTGTCTTCTTGTTGGGGTGGCGACGCTTCCGCTGACGGAGTTCCATGGTCTTGCGGCTGAGAACCGGAGGCTTCGGACGGTGACCTTGCAGATCGACGGCATGACGTGCGGGGCTTGCGTCAAGGACGTGAAGGAAGCGCTCGCCAAGGTTCCGGGCGTCAGCACGGTCGAGTTCAGGGTGGGAACAAAGTGGGTCATTTTCTCCGATTATTCGGATACGCGAGCCTCGGTGACGTTCGATGCGAACAAAGTGGGTACGGAGGCGCTGGTCAAGGCCATCGAAGGGGCTGGTAGCCCGCTGTCGGCATACAAGGCGCGGGTGCTCGAAAAGTAG
- a CDS encoding heavy metal-responsive transcriptional regulator: MPTELTIGQFAKAAAVNIETIRYYERRHILGPTSRLPSGYRLYNREAQRRLRFIKNAQALGFTLHEIKELLDLQVSSKARCGDVQRKAEAKLKHVGAKVRDLQALATALRHLIRTCRARRPTNRCPILASLDSEDKALGRSRTGNE, encoded by the coding sequence ATGCCGACCGAACTCACAATTGGACAATTCGCAAAAGCTGCTGCGGTGAATATCGAAACGATTCGCTACTACGAACGACGCCACATACTCGGCCCCACCTCTCGGCTGCCATCCGGCTACAGGCTCTACAACAGAGAAGCTCAAAGGCGGCTGCGGTTCATCAAGAATGCGCAGGCGTTGGGCTTCACGCTCCATGAGATCAAGGAACTGCTTGATCTTCAGGTCAGCTCGAAAGCCCGCTGTGGTGATGTTCAACGAAAAGCCGAGGCCAAGTTGAAACACGTGGGGGCGAAAGTGCGGGATCTGCAAGCGCTGGCGACGGCGCTGCGACACTTGATCCGAACCTGCCGGGCCAGACGGCCGACGAATCGATGCCCTATTCTGGCGAGCCTGGACAGTGAAGACAAGGCGTTAGGAAGAAGTCGTACAGGGAATGAGTGA